GCTCGGCGATTACGCCGAACGCGCGTATCTCGACTACGCGGTGAGCGTGGTCAAGGGCCGCGCGCTGCCCGACGTATCGGACGGGCAAAAGCCCGTGCAGCGCCGCATTCTCTACGCGATGAACGAGATGGGCCTTGCGAGCACCGCGAAGCCGGTGAAGTCGGCGCGCGTCGTGGGCGACGTGCTCGGCAAGTATCACCCGCACGGCGATCAGTCCGCGTACGACGCGCTCGTGCGTCTTGCGCAGGACTTCTCGATGCGCTATCCGCTCATCGACGGTCAGGGCAACTTCGGCTCGCGCGACGGCGACGGCGCGGCGGCCATGCGATACACCGAAGCGCGCCTCACGCCCATCGCGCGCCTGCTGCTCGATGAGATCGACCAGGGCACGGTCGACTTCATGCCGAACTACGACGGCTCGTTCGAGGAGCCGAAGCTCTTGCCCGCGCGCCTGCCGTTCCTGCTGCTCAACGGCGCATCGGGCATCGCGGTCGGTCTCGCGACGGAAGTGCCGTCGCACAATCTGCGCGAAGTCGCGCAAGCCGCCGTCGCGATGATTCGCGATCCGAAGATCGGGCACGCAGGCGTGATGGAGAAGCTCAACGGCCCGGACTTCCCCGGCGGCGGGCAGATCATCTCGTCGCAGGCGGAAATCTCGGCGGCCTACGAAACCGGGCGCGGCAGCCTGAAAGTGCGCGCGCGCTGGAAGATCGAAGACCTCGCGCGCGGCCAGTGGCAGCTCGTCATCAACGAACTGCCGCCGAACACGTCCGGTCAGAAGGTGCTCGAAGAAATCGAGGAACTGACCAACCCGAAGATCAAGCTCGGCAAGAAGACGCTGACGCCTGATCAGTTGCAGACCAAGCAGACGCTGCTGGCGCTGCTCGACACCGTGCGCGACGAGTCCGGCAAGGACGCGCCCGTGCGCCTCGTGTTCGAGCCGAAGTCGAGCCGCATCGACCAGACGGAGTTCGTCAATACGCTGCTCGCGCATACGAGCCTCGAATCGAACGCCGCGATCAACCTCGTGATGATCGGCGCGGACGGCCGGCCGAGGCAGAAGGGCATCGTCGAAATCCTGCACGAGTGGGTCGGCTTCCGGTTCGTCACCGTCACGCGCAGGACGCAGCATCGCCTCGGCAAGGTGAACGACCGCATCCATATTCTCGAAGGGCGGATGATCGTCTTCCTGAATATCGACGAAGTCATTCGCATCATCCGCGAGGCCGAGGAGCCGAAGCAGGCGCTGATCGCGCGCTTCAACCTCTCCGATCGTCAGGCCGAGGACATTCTCGAAATCCGTTTGCGGCAACTCGCGCGGCTCGAAGCGATCAAGATCGAGCAGGAGCTCTCCGACTTGCGCGACGAGAAGAAGAAGCTCGAAGAACTGCTGAACAGCGACGCCGCGATGAAGCGCCTGCTCATCAAGGAAATCGAAGCGGACGCCAAGCAGTATGGCGACGACCGCCGCACGCTGATCCAGCAGGAAAAGCGCGCGACGTTCGAAGTGCGCGTCGTCGACGAGCCGGTGACGGTCGTCGTCTCGCAAAAGGGCTGGGTGCGGGCGCTGAAGGGCCACGGGCTCGATCCGGCCGGCTTCACGTTCAAGGCCGGCGATTCGCTGTACGCCGTGTTTCAGGCGCGCACGCCGGACACGCTCATCGCGTGGGGCAGCAACGGCCGCGTGTACTCGGTGCCGGTGGCCGCGCTGCCGGGCGGTCGCGGCGACGGCGTGCCGGTCACGTCGCTGATCGAACTCGAATCGGGCACGCATCTGCTGCATTACTTCGCGGCGTCGGCGGAGCAGCCGTTGCTGCTGGCGTCGAGCAATGGCTTCGGCTTTATCGCGAAGCTCGGCGACATGGTGAGCCGCAACAAGGCGGGCAAGTCGTTCATGACCATCGACGAAGGCGCGTTGCCGCTCGCGCCGATGCCGGTGCTGCCGGGCGCGCTGTACGTCGCGTGCCTGTCGAATGCGGGCCGACTGCTCGTCTTCGGCATGGACGAGATGAAGACGCTCTCGGGCGGCGGACGCGGCGTCACGCTGATGACGCTCGATCCCAACGAAACGCTGCGTCAGGCGCTCGCCATCGACGCGCGCGGCGTCGTGCTGATCGGCGCGGGGCGCGGCGGCAAGATCCGCGACGAGAAGCTCTCGGGCGCGCAACTGCAACAGCATCTCGGCAAGCGGGCGAGAAAGGGCCGCACGCCGGATACGTCGCTGAAAGTCAGCGAAATGCGGCCGGTGTTCGAAGGCTGACTCTGCGTCAAAGCATAGATAAGCGCCTCGCTGCGAACCTCGCAGCGAGGCGTTTTCTTTTGGCTTCGCGCCCGACGTTTAGGAACTGACGCGCCGCGCCTGAGTCGAACGGCCAAACTTCACTTACCTTCTGCCCTCGACACCCATGACTCATGCCATCGAAGCCGCGCTCTTTCTTCACTTGCTCGGCGTGGCCGTATGGATAGGCGGCATGGTCTTCGCGCACTTCTGCCTGCGCCCCGCGCTGGGCGACTTCGCGCCGCAGTTACGCCTGCCGCTCTGGGAAGCCGTATTCGCGCGCTTCTTCAACTGGGTCGCGGGCGCCGTGCTCGTGATCCTGATCACGGGCGGCTTTCTGCTCGCGCAATACGGCGGCGCGCATGCCGCATGGCCGCTTCACGCGATGGCCGGCTTAGGCATCGTGATGATGCTGATCTTCGGGCATATCCGCTTTGCCGTGTTTCCGCGCATCCGCCGCGCGGTGCAGGCGCAGAACTGGCCCGACGGCGCGCGGGCGGTCGGCACCGTTCGGAGGCTCGTCGTCGTCAATCTCGTGCTCGGCGTCGTGACGATCGGAACCGCCGTGCTGTCGCGCGGCAT
The Caballeronia sp. M1242 DNA segment above includes these coding regions:
- the parC gene encoding DNA topoisomerase IV subunit A, whose product is MGITDDLFAEQQAAPDGEHLTLGDYAERAYLDYAVSVVKGRALPDVSDGQKPVQRRILYAMNEMGLASTAKPVKSARVVGDVLGKYHPHGDQSAYDALVRLAQDFSMRYPLIDGQGNFGSRDGDGAAAMRYTEARLTPIARLLLDEIDQGTVDFMPNYDGSFEEPKLLPARLPFLLLNGASGIAVGLATEVPSHNLREVAQAAVAMIRDPKIGHAGVMEKLNGPDFPGGGQIISSQAEISAAYETGRGSLKVRARWKIEDLARGQWQLVINELPPNTSGQKVLEEIEELTNPKIKLGKKTLTPDQLQTKQTLLALLDTVRDESGKDAPVRLVFEPKSSRIDQTEFVNTLLAHTSLESNAAINLVMIGADGRPRQKGIVEILHEWVGFRFVTVTRRTQHRLGKVNDRIHILEGRMIVFLNIDEVIRIIREAEEPKQALIARFNLSDRQAEDILEIRLRQLARLEAIKIEQELSDLRDEKKKLEELLNSDAAMKRLLIKEIEADAKQYGDDRRTLIQQEKRATFEVRVVDEPVTVVVSQKGWVRALKGHGLDPAGFTFKAGDSLYAVFQARTPDTLIAWGSNGRVYSVPVAALPGGRGDGVPVTSLIELESGTHLLHYFAASAEQPLLLASSNGFGFIAKLGDMVSRNKAGKSFMTIDEGALPLAPMPVLPGALYVACLSNAGRLLVFGMDEMKTLSGGGRGVTLMTLDPNETLRQALAIDARGVVLIGAGRGGKIRDEKLSGAQLQQHLGKRARKGRTPDTSLKVSEMRPVFEG
- a CDS encoding CopD family protein produces the protein MTHAIEAALFLHLLGVAVWIGGMVFAHFCLRPALGDFAPQLRLPLWEAVFARFFNWVAGAVLVILITGGFLLAQYGGAHAAWPLHAMAGLGIVMMLIFGHIRFAVFPRIRRAVQAQNWPDGARAVGTVRRLVVVNLVLGVVTIGTAVLSRGI